The Lysobacter gummosus genome includes a region encoding these proteins:
- a CDS encoding phytoene desaturase family protein: MPPDAARPGPDWSARERAPATRPRVIIIGAGMAGMATGCYGQMSGLDTRIFEKHVLPGGCCTAWSRKGYIFDYCIEWLNGTAPGNNANQVWRELGALDGKTVKNFELFNKVVDEHGREVRFYNDPDRLEQHLREVSPADAPLIKAFCDDLRRFAKLTLHPFLTPPPLETWREKLATLRQVLPAFRLFWRTGAAQMGAYADRFADPLLRRGFRNMFFQDPQNFAVLPYLYNLAEAHNDNVGFPQGGSLGLSRSVEERYLGLGGHIAYRTRVDRVLIEDGRAVGVELKNGERHYSDHVVAACDGVFTLHNLLDGKYSNPRLDKLFNDVLHRPGERYPGVVSAFVGFEGDVPAGESHSTTYLLSKLDAARLPGGDQGSIVVQLRSRYSDGFAPPGKSVIHCTYFSDYDYWKTLRISDRKQYWAKKREVAQFVREFLEKKYPGIGERIELVDVGTPATTERYTGNHKGAILAWKSPDADDLLADLIKKDRMRLQGLSGFSMAGHWINGGSLIKAASSGRFAARFLCEELGVPFRAWESGNTEPWHRDKLGHLPQLDKDPPLETAARPLRLVETPPLSALAPATAV, encoded by the coding sequence ATGCCGCCTGACGCCGCGCGGCCCGGGCCCGACTGGAGCGCGCGCGAGCGCGCCCCAGCCACCAGGCCCCGGGTGATCATCATCGGCGCCGGCATGGCCGGCATGGCCACCGGCTGCTACGGGCAGATGAGCGGGCTGGACACGCGCATCTTCGAAAAGCACGTGCTACCGGGCGGCTGCTGCACGGCGTGGTCGCGCAAGGGCTACATCTTCGATTACTGCATCGAGTGGCTCAACGGCACCGCGCCGGGCAACAACGCCAATCAGGTCTGGCGCGAGCTCGGCGCGCTCGACGGCAAGACGGTCAAGAACTTCGAGCTGTTCAACAAGGTCGTCGATGAGCACGGCCGCGAGGTCAGGTTCTACAACGATCCCGATCGCCTGGAACAACATCTGCGCGAGGTCTCGCCCGCCGATGCGCCGCTGATCAAGGCCTTCTGCGACGATCTGCGCCGTTTCGCCAAACTGACCCTGCATCCGTTCCTGACCCCGCCGCCGCTGGAAACCTGGCGCGAGAAACTGGCCACGCTGCGCCAGGTGCTGCCGGCGTTCCGCCTGTTCTGGCGCACCGGCGCGGCGCAGATGGGCGCATACGCGGATCGCTTCGCCGATCCGCTGCTGCGCCGCGGCTTTCGCAACATGTTCTTCCAGGACCCGCAGAACTTCGCGGTGCTGCCGTATCTGTACAACCTGGCCGAGGCGCATAACGACAACGTCGGCTTTCCGCAGGGCGGCTCGCTCGGCCTGTCGCGCTCGGTCGAAGAACGCTATCTCGGCCTGGGCGGGCATATCGCTTATCGCACACGGGTGGATCGGGTGTTGATCGAGGACGGGCGCGCGGTCGGGGTCGAACTCAAGAACGGCGAGCGCCATTACTCCGACCACGTCGTCGCCGCCTGCGACGGCGTGTTCACCCTGCACAATCTGCTCGACGGCAAGTACAGCAATCCGCGCCTGGACAAATTGTTCAACGACGTATTGCACCGGCCGGGCGAACGCTATCCCGGCGTGGTCTCGGCCTTCGTCGGATTCGAAGGCGACGTCCCCGCCGGCGAATCGCACAGCACCACGTATCTGCTCAGCAAGCTCGACGCCGCCCGGCTGCCCGGCGGCGACCAGGGCAGCATCGTGGTGCAGTTGCGCTCGCGCTATTCCGACGGCTTCGCGCCGCCCGGAAAATCGGTGATCCACTGCACCTACTTCAGCGACTACGACTATTGGAAGACGCTTCGCATTAGCGACCGCAAGCAGTACTGGGCGAAGAAGCGCGAGGTGGCGCAGTTCGTGCGCGAGTTCCTGGAAAAGAAATACCCGGGCATCGGTGAGCGCATCGAACTGGTCGATGTCGGCACGCCGGCCACCACCGAGCGCTACACCGGCAACCACAAGGGCGCGATTCTGGCCTGGAAATCGCCCGACGCCGACGATCTGCTCGCCGACCTGATCAAGAAAGACCGCATGCGCCTGCAAGGCCTGAGCGGTTTCTCGATGGCCGGGCACTGGATCAACGGCGGCAGCCTGATCAAGGCCGCTTCCAGCGGCCGCTTCGCCGCGCGCTTCCTGTGCGAGGAACTCGGCGTGCCGTTCCGCGCCTGGGAAAGCGGCAACACCGAACCGTGGCACCGCGACAAGCTCGGCCATCTGCCGCAACTGGACAAGGACCCGCCGCTGGAAACCGCGGCGCGGCCGCTGCGCCTGGTCGAAACCCCGCCGTTGTCCGCGCTCGCGCCGGCAACGGCCGTCTGA
- a CDS encoding MDR family NADP-dependent oxidoreductase: MKIEKWVVREHVEGVPDAGRIYEKIEEDLDVRLGEGQMLLKTLYVSVDPYLQGICLDTPIGDHMGADSIMEVIDADAKAPFKPGDLLQGFGGWRTHLVSDGKPALWQTGTFPMVFPAYRKLDPAHYDDTLPLATALGAMGGPGMTAWGTLTKFMQVKPGDTIVISGASGMIGSLVGQMAKRAGARVVGTAGSAEKAQYLSGLGFDAVVDYKANDTADKMHEALRRAAPDGVDKYFDSIGGMVTDVVFSMLNVGSQVAVCWQWASQVEQDYSGPRLLPYIMFPRATIRGIFSLEWFTEPNWQALHEDLGGMIRRRELSSAHTIREGFDAIPQAYQSLFAGGANNRGKVLVKL, from the coding sequence ATGAAGATCGAAAAATGGGTAGTGCGCGAGCATGTCGAGGGCGTTCCCGATGCCGGCCGCATTTACGAAAAGATCGAGGAAGATCTGGATGTCCGCCTCGGCGAAGGGCAGATGCTGCTCAAGACCTTGTACGTGTCGGTCGATCCGTATCTGCAGGGCATCTGCCTGGATACGCCGATCGGCGATCACATGGGCGCCGATTCGATCATGGAGGTGATCGACGCCGATGCGAAGGCGCCGTTCAAGCCCGGCGATCTGTTGCAAGGGTTTGGGGGTTGGCGGACGCATTTGGTCAGCGACGGCAAGCCGGCGCTTTGGCAGACCGGTACCTTTCCGATGGTATTCCCGGCCTATCGCAAACTCGACCCGGCCCATTACGACGACACCCTGCCGCTGGCCACCGCGCTCGGCGCGATGGGCGGCCCCGGCATGACCGCGTGGGGCACCTTGACCAAGTTCATGCAGGTCAAGCCCGGCGACACCATCGTCATCAGCGGCGCCTCGGGCATGATCGGCAGCCTGGTCGGGCAAATGGCCAAGCGCGCCGGCGCGCGCGTGGTCGGCACCGCCGGTTCGGCGGAAAAGGCGCAGTACCTCAGCGGGCTGGGCTTCGATGCGGTCGTCGATTACAAGGCCAACGATACCGCCGACAAGATGCACGAAGCGCTGCGCCGGGCCGCGCCCGATGGCGTGGACAAATACTTCGACAGCATCGGCGGCATGGTCACCGACGTGGTGTTCTCGATGCTCAACGTCGGCAGCCAGGTCGCGGTGTGCTGGCAGTGGGCGAGCCAGGTCGAACAGGACTACAGCGGGCCGCGCCTGTTGCCGTACATCATGTTTCCGCGCGCGACCATCCGCGGCATCTTCTCGCTGGAGTGGTTCACCGAACCCAACTGGCAGGCCTTGCACGAAGACCTGGGCGGCATGATCCGGCGCCGCGAGCTCAGTTCGGCGCACACCATCCGCGAAGGCTTCGACGCGATTCCGCAGGCGTACCAGAGCCTGTTCGCCGGTGGCGCCAACAATCGCGGCAAGGTGCTGGTCAAGCTGTAA
- a CDS encoding amino acid permease: protein MSLVARMSRRKSVELLQAEALTRGELRRVLGLWHLTAIGLGGIIGVGIFVLTGTVAAGTAGPAVVLSFVLAGIASAAAALCYAEFAGLIPVSGSAYTYGYAVLGEFAGWLIGWDLLLEFALIAAVVAVGWSGYVQALLDAAGVNLPLWAQGGWFGGRAGQVVNVPAVFVSLAITALLAFKTEWGARFNTVVVAIKIGAAVLIIVAGVAYVDPARWQPFMPFGIGGVVAGASIVFFAVFGYEMMTTAAEEAIDPQRDLPRAVVLSLAIAMTLYVGICLVLTGIVSYTTLGNDAPVANAFAAIGMPKVMVAISLASICGITSVIFANLLAGARIWFALARDGLLPAWFGQAHPRWRTPWRTTWLIGAVAAVAAGLFSLEELAKLVNIGVLCAFVVICSAVLVLRYRAPELPRPFRTPWSPLVPLIGIGFSLWLISGLPYITFERFAIWLLIGCAVYFGYGIRHSKLAPAPAG, encoded by the coding sequence ATGAGCCTTGTCGCGCGCATGAGCCGGCGCAAGTCGGTAGAGCTGTTGCAGGCCGAAGCGCTGACGCGCGGCGAATTGCGGCGGGTGTTGGGCCTGTGGCATCTCACCGCCATCGGCCTGGGCGGGATCATCGGCGTGGGCATCTTCGTATTGACCGGCACGGTCGCGGCCGGAACCGCCGGGCCGGCGGTGGTGCTGTCGTTCGTGCTGGCCGGCATCGCCAGCGCCGCGGCGGCGCTGTGCTACGCCGAGTTCGCCGGGCTGATCCCGGTCTCGGGCAGCGCCTACACCTACGGCTACGCGGTGCTGGGCGAATTCGCCGGCTGGCTGATCGGCTGGGATCTGTTGCTGGAGTTCGCCTTGATCGCCGCGGTGGTGGCGGTGGGCTGGTCCGGTTACGTGCAGGCCTTGCTCGACGCGGCAGGCGTGAACCTGCCGCTGTGGGCGCAGGGCGGCTGGTTCGGCGGCAGGGCCGGGCAGGTGGTGAACGTGCCGGCGGTGTTCGTGTCGCTGGCGATCACCGCGCTGCTGGCGTTCAAGACCGAATGGGGCGCGCGCTTCAACACCGTGGTGGTGGCGATCAAGATCGGCGCGGCGGTGCTGATCATCGTGGCCGGCGTGGCCTATGTGGATCCCGCGCGCTGGCAGCCGTTCATGCCGTTCGGCATCGGCGGCGTGGTGGCCGGCGCTTCGATCGTGTTCTTCGCCGTGTTCGGTTACGAAATGATGACCACCGCGGCCGAGGAAGCGATCGACCCGCAGCGCGATCTGCCGCGCGCGGTGGTGCTGTCGCTGGCGATCGCGATGACCTTGTACGTCGGCATCTGCCTGGTGCTGACCGGGATCGTGTCGTACACCACGCTCGGCAACGACGCGCCGGTGGCGAACGCGTTCGCGGCGATCGGCATGCCCAAGGTCATGGTCGCGATCTCGCTGGCGTCGATCTGCGGCATCACCAGCGTCATCTTCGCCAATCTTCTGGCCGGCGCGCGGATCTGGTTCGCGCTCGCGCGCGACGGCCTGCTGCCGGCCTGGTTCGGACAGGCGCATCCGCGCTGGCGCACGCCGTGGCGCACGACCTGGCTGATCGGCGCGGTGGCGGCGGTCGCGGCCGGGCTGTTCTCGCTGGAAGAACTGGCCAAGCTGGTCAACATCGGGGTGTTGTGCGCGTTCGTGGTGATCTGCAGCGCGGTGCTGGTGCTGCGCTATCGCGCGCCGGAGCTGCCGCGGCCGTTCCGCACGCCGTGGTCGCCGCTGGTGCCGCTGATCGGCATCGGATTCTCGCTGTGGCTGATCTCGGGCCTGCCGTACATCACCTTCGAGCGCTTCGCGATCTGGCTGCTGATCGGCTGCGCGGTCTACTTCGGCTACGGCATCCGCCACAGCAAGCTGGCGCCGGCGCCGGCGGGCTGA
- a CDS encoding phytoene desaturase family protein, producing MSHTLGNRENMIIIGAGLGGLSTGCYAQMNGYKTQIFEMHEIPGGCCTAWERGDFTFDCCISWLLGNGPGNEMHQIWMELGALQGKQMRHFDVFNIVRGANGRTVYFYSDPDRLEAHLLEHSPQDAKLIRDFVKGLRSFRKALAVYPFLKPVGLMGRWERWKMLASFIPYFNAIRKSISVLMTDYSARFKDPFLREAFNFILYEKHQNFPVLPFYFQLASHANLSAGVPEGGSLGLAKSIEARYRRLGGEVHYNHKVEEILVDNDRAVGIRLSDGREIFSDIVVSAADGHTTLMKFLKGKYLNDTYRKLYTETIEKPHMVFPGYFITFLGLNKPFPEGEPCATYLLEEEEAAEMLGIRHPSINVQFRSQHYPELAPKDHSIVYATYFCDIAPWRALNEGPEQVSRVRKGEQLHTLPVRRGHEYHAAKRKVSNAMVRLLEKRYPGLKDAITVRDVSSPLTQVRYTGNYDGTVLGWQPFVESGETMEEEIKKHGPVMPGLSNFYISGVWATTGGLIRAAAAGRHVMHFVCKDDGKNFDASIDETAPPPTHYVHPVGPSRPAYAPAAGFPQLITTRTAST from the coding sequence ATGTCGCATACGCTGGGCAACAGAGAAAACATGATCATCATCGGCGCGGGGCTGGGCGGCTTGTCCACCGGCTGCTACGCGCAGATGAACGGCTACAAGACGCAGATCTTCGAGATGCACGAAATCCCCGGCGGCTGCTGCACCGCCTGGGAGCGCGGAGATTTCACCTTCGACTGCTGCATCAGCTGGCTGCTCGGCAACGGCCCGGGCAACGAGATGCATCAGATCTGGATGGAACTGGGCGCGCTGCAGGGCAAGCAGATGCGCCACTTCGACGTGTTCAACATCGTGCGCGGCGCCAACGGCCGCACCGTGTACTTCTATTCCGATCCCGATCGCCTGGAAGCGCATCTGCTGGAGCATTCGCCGCAAGACGCCAAGCTGATCCGCGACTTCGTAAAGGGCCTGCGCAGCTTCCGCAAGGCGCTGGCGGTGTATCCCTTCCTCAAGCCGGTCGGGCTGATGGGGCGCTGGGAACGCTGGAAGATGCTGGCTTCGTTCATCCCCTACTTCAACGCGATCCGCAAGTCGATCAGCGTGTTGATGACCGATTATTCGGCCAGGTTCAAGGACCCGTTCCTGCGCGAGGCCTTCAACTTCATCCTCTACGAAAAGCACCAGAACTTCCCGGTGCTGCCGTTCTACTTCCAGTTGGCCTCGCACGCCAACCTGTCCGCGGGCGTGCCCGAGGGCGGATCGCTGGGCCTGGCCAAGTCGATCGAGGCGCGCTACCGGCGCCTGGGCGGCGAAGTGCACTACAACCACAAGGTGGAGGAAATCCTGGTCGACAACGATCGCGCCGTCGGCATCCGCCTGAGCGACGGCCGCGAGATCTTCTCCGACATCGTGGTTTCCGCCGCAGACGGCCACACCACCTTGATGAAGTTCCTCAAGGGCAAGTACCTCAACGACACCTACCGCAAGCTCTACACCGAGACCATCGAAAAACCGCACATGGTCTTTCCGGGGTACTTCATCACCTTTCTAGGCCTCAACAAGCCGTTCCCGGAAGGCGAGCCGTGCGCGACCTATCTGCTGGAGGAAGAGGAAGCCGCGGAGATGCTCGGCATCCGCCATCCCAGCATCAACGTGCAGTTCCGCAGCCAGCACTATCCCGAGCTGGCGCCGAAGGATCACAGCATCGTCTACGCCACCTACTTCTGCGACATCGCGCCGTGGCGCGCGCTCAACGAAGGCCCCGAACAGGTCAGCCGCGTGCGCAAGGGCGAGCAGTTGCACACCCTGCCGGTGCGGCGCGGCCACGAGTACCACGCCGCCAAGCGCAAGGTCAGCAACGCCATGGTGCGCTTGCTGGAGAAGCGCTATCCCGGACTGAAGGACGCGATCACCGTGCGCGATGTCTCCAGCCCGCTCACCCAGGTGCGTTACACCGGCAACTACGACGGCACCGTGCTGGGCTGGCAGCCGTTCGTGGAAAGCGGCGAGACCATGGAAGAGGAAATCAAGAAGCACGGCCCGGTGATGCCCGGCCTGTCGAACTTCTATATCTCCGGCGTTTGGGCCACCACCGGCGGGCTGATCCGCGCCGCCGCCGCCGGCCGCCACGTCATGCACTTCGTGTGCAAGGACGACGGCAAGAACTTCGACGCCAGCATCGACGAAACCGCGCCGCCGCCGACCCACTACGTGCATCCGGTCGGCCCCTCGCGTCCGGCCTACGCGCCCGCCGCCGGATTCCCGCAACTCATCACCACCAGGACCGCCAGCACATGA
- a CDS encoding phytoene desaturase family protein encodes MARDSGPDWSDRAPRANGRPRVIVIGGGVSGMAAGIYGQMNGMDTRIFETHVLPGGCCTAWSRQGYIFDYCIEWLIGTGAGNDANQIWRELGALDGKSVRDFDMFNKVTDENGRSVIFYNDPDRLERHLLEISPADHALIRSFCADLRRFIKIEMYPFLKPDPLKSVGEKLKTLWEILPAFRLFWRNAATPMHAFADKFQDPLLRRAFRNIFYQDPECFPLLPYLYNMACAYNHNAGFPQGGSLGLSRSIEERYNALGGIMTYRARVDRILVENGRAVGVELKGGARHYADVVVSAADGHTTIYGMLEGKYTNPTIDTLYEEMLNKPGILFPAVVSAFVGLHGDFDPDDSHSTTYMLSEEEGARLPGALQNSIVVQLRSRYSDGFAPPGRSVIHCTYFSDFNYWRTLRSEDRKRYWAEKKQVVQFVREFLDKRYPGIGERIELVDVGTPATTKRYTGNSNGSILAWKAFSDAEDLANELVNKGRMQLPGLSGFYMAGQWVGLGGLIRAASSGRFVMQFICKEIGREFQATESVAAAPWHTGKLGHFPQLDKTPPERPALARHAVPALDQVSAV; translated from the coding sequence ATGGCTCGTGACAGCGGCCCCGACTGGAGCGACCGCGCGCCGCGCGCGAACGGGCGGCCGCGGGTCATCGTCATCGGCGGCGGTGTCAGCGGCATGGCCGCGGGCATCTACGGCCAAATGAACGGCATGGACACGCGCATCTTCGAAACCCACGTATTGCCGGGCGGCTGCTGCACGGCGTGGTCGCGCCAGGGCTATATCTTCGATTACTGCATCGAATGGCTGATCGGCACCGGTGCGGGCAACGACGCGAATCAGATCTGGCGCGAACTGGGCGCGCTCGACGGCAAGAGCGTGCGCGACTTCGACATGTTCAACAAAGTGACGGACGAAAACGGGCGCTCGGTGATCTTCTACAACGATCCCGACCGGCTCGAACGCCATCTGCTGGAGATCTCGCCGGCCGATCACGCGCTGATCCGCTCGTTCTGCGCCGACCTGCGCCGCTTCATCAAGATCGAGATGTACCCGTTCCTGAAACCCGATCCGCTCAAGAGCGTAGGCGAGAAGCTCAAGACTCTGTGGGAGATCCTGCCGGCGTTCCGCCTGTTCTGGCGCAACGCCGCCACGCCGATGCACGCCTTCGCGGACAAGTTCCAGGACCCGCTGCTGCGGCGCGCGTTCCGCAACATTTTCTATCAGGACCCGGAGTGTTTCCCGCTGCTGCCCTACCTCTACAACATGGCCTGCGCTTACAACCACAACGCCGGCTTTCCGCAAGGCGGCTCGCTGGGCCTGTCGCGTTCGATCGAGGAGCGCTACAACGCGCTTGGCGGAATCATGACTTATCGCGCCCGGGTCGATCGCATCCTGGTCGAGAACGGCCGCGCGGTCGGCGTCGAGCTCAAGGGCGGCGCGCGCCATTACGCCGATGTCGTGGTCTCCGCCGCCGACGGCCACACCACCATCTACGGCATGCTCGAAGGCAAGTACACCAATCCCACCATCGACACGCTGTACGAGGAAATGCTCAACAAGCCGGGCATCCTGTTTCCGGCGGTGGTCTCGGCCTTCGTCGGCCTGCACGGCGATTTCGATCCCGACGACTCGCACAGCACCACCTACATGCTCAGCGAGGAAGAAGGCGCGCGATTGCCCGGCGCCCTGCAGAACAGCATCGTGGTGCAGTTGCGTTCGCGCTACTCGGATGGTTTCGCCCCGCCCGGCCGCTCGGTGATCCACTGCACCTACTTCAGCGATTTCAACTACTGGCGCACCTTGCGCAGCGAAGATCGCAAGCGCTACTGGGCCGAGAAGAAACAGGTCGTGCAGTTCGTGCGCGAATTCCTGGACAAACGCTATCCGGGCATCGGCGAGCGCATCGAACTGGTGGATGTCGGCACGCCGGCTACCACCAAGCGCTACACCGGCAACAGCAACGGCAGCATCCTGGCCTGGAAGGCCTTCAGCGACGCCGAAGACCTGGCCAACGAACTGGTCAACAAGGGCCGCATGCAGTTGCCGGGGCTGAGCGGTTTCTACATGGCCGGCCAGTGGGTCGGCCTGGGCGGATTGATCCGCGCCGCGTCCTCGGGACGCTTCGTCATGCAGTTCATCTGCAAGGAAATCGGCCGCGAGTTCCAGGCCACGGAAAGCGTCGCTGCCGCCCCCTGGCATACGGGAAAGCTCGGCCATTTCCCGCAACTGGATAAAACCCCCCCGGAACGGCCGGCCCTCGCGCGCCACGCCGTGCCGGCGCTGGACCAAGTCTCCGCCGTCTGA
- a CDS encoding MFS transporter has translation MPSSASPRPGSRRVMTGLMLALFLGAIEQTVVATALPAIVRDLQRFDLMGWAISAYLVASAAATPVIGKLGDLHGRRIMLLVCMSGFLLGSALCALAGSMPMLVAARALQGVGGAGLIIVAQAAVAEIAGPRDRSRFAGYFAIVWAVAGLVGPLLGGVLTDWLGWRAIFWINLPIGLLALWVAWPGLRAFTAGGRSGRIDYLSTLLFGIATTAFLFALTWGGGRYAWTSPQVWGLFVFAAMVGAAFAWRQTRVADPVIPPMFVRHAVIGPALLVGLLTYGFYIAVAVLMPAYYQIGLGLSAAHAGMLLIPALVGGAISALLGGRHAARTGDFKGPVLLGFPIAIAALAAMGAFAQQLTPLTASLLLGVVGLGIGPSTAIINVVAQNAAPARELGVVTGAMAFARTLGTAVVATAGTALILLRLAQAGIGVTPGASGAESLSRLAGQELSPAARELFRAAFGGLFYAAAAGLLLAALVFMSIRANRLRVPAGAGPVEPEATTASAEA, from the coding sequence ATGCCCTCTTCCGCCAGCCCGCGGCCCGGTTCCAGACGAGTGATGACCGGCCTGATGCTGGCGCTGTTTCTCGGCGCCATCGAACAGACCGTGGTCGCCACCGCCCTGCCCGCGATCGTGCGCGATCTGCAACGCTTCGATCTGATGGGCTGGGCGATCTCGGCCTATCTGGTCGCCAGCGCCGCGGCGACGCCGGTGATCGGCAAGCTCGGCGATCTGCACGGACGCCGGATCATGCTGCTGGTGTGCATGAGCGGCTTCCTGCTCGGCTCGGCATTGTGCGCGCTCGCCGGCAGCATGCCGATGCTGGTCGCCGCGCGCGCCTTGCAGGGCGTCGGCGGCGCGGGCCTGATCATCGTCGCCCAGGCGGCGGTGGCGGAAATCGCCGGCCCGCGCGATCGCAGCCGCTTCGCCGGTTACTTCGCCATCGTCTGGGCGGTGGCGGGTCTGGTCGGGCCTCTGCTCGGCGGCGTTTTGACCGATTGGCTGGGATGGCGGGCGATCTTCTGGATCAATCTGCCGATCGGCCTGCTGGCGCTGTGGGTGGCCTGGCCCGGGCTGCGTGCGTTCACCGCCGGCGGCCGCAGCGGGCGCATCGATTATCTGAGCACGCTGTTGTTCGGCATCGCGACCACCGCGTTCCTGTTCGCCCTGACCTGGGGCGGCGGACGTTATGCCTGGACCTCGCCGCAGGTGTGGGGCCTGTTCGTGTTCGCAGCGATGGTCGGCGCCGCCTTCGCCTGGCGACAGACGCGGGTCGCCGATCCGGTGATCCCGCCGATGTTCGTGCGCCATGCGGTGATCGGCCCGGCCTTGCTGGTCGGCTTGCTGACCTACGGTTTCTATATCGCGGTGGCGGTGCTGATGCCGGCGTACTACCAGATCGGCCTGGGCCTGAGCGCGGCGCACGCCGGCATGCTGTTGATTCCGGCCTTGGTGGGCGGCGCGATCAGCGCGCTGCTCGGCGGCCGCCACGCGGCGCGCACGGGCGACTTCAAAGGCCCGGTGCTGCTCGGGTTTCCGATCGCCATCGCCGCGCTCGCGGCGATGGGCGCGTTCGCGCAGCAACTCACGCCGCTGACCGCGTCCTTGCTGCTCGGCGTCGTCGGCCTGGGCATCGGCCCGAGCACGGCGATCATCAATGTCGTCGCGCAGAACGCGGCGCCGGCGCGCGAGCTGGGCGTGGTCACCGGCGCCATGGCCTTCGCGCGCACGCTCGGCACCGCCGTCGTGGCGACCGCCGGCACGGCCTTGATCCTGTTGCGCCTGGCCCAGGCCGGGATCGGCGTGACGCCCGGCGCCTCCGGCGCGGAAAGCCTGAGCCGGCTGGCCGGCCAGGAGTTGTCGCCGGCCGCGCGCGAGTTGTTCCGCGCCGCGTTCGGCGGTTTGTTCTACGCCGCCGCCGCGGGCCTGCTGTTGGCCGCGCTGGTGTTCATGAGCATCCGCGCCAATCGCCTGCGGGTGCCGGCCGGCGCCGGGCCGGTCGAGCCGGAAGCCACGACGGCCTCGGCCGAGGCTTGA